The proteins below are encoded in one region of Scylla paramamosain isolate STU-SP2022 chromosome 8, ASM3559412v1, whole genome shotgun sequence:
- the LOC135102980 gene encoding dolichyl-diphosphooligosaccharide--protein glycosyltransferase 48 kDa subunit-like isoform X1, which produces MELGPLGSKVTGVMLRLCLLAVCVAAAAATNTLVLVDTLATRETHSIFLKSLQERGHELTVKVADDPSLQLSRYGEYLYQNLVIFAPGVEEFGGALSVETIVEFIDGGGNVLVAGSREAADLIRELVTEVGVEMDEEGAAVIDHLHYDANDDGQHTLIAAPSSGLIDSEVMVGARDAIPLLYRGTGLITDADNPLVLPVLRAPSTAYCYSPTQAITDYPHATGQNMLLVAALQARNNARVVVSGSLEFFSDAFIMASVQTPQGASYERSGNGRVVEALSRWVFMEEGVLRVVSIDHHLQDQSEPPVAYTIKDDVEYKIKVERLVEGTWKPYVANDMQMEFVRIDPFVRLTMTPSSNGLFSVKFKVPDVYGVYQFKVEYNRVGFTRLYSSTQVSVRPFTHLQYERFIECAYPYYASAFSMMVGVFLFSLVFLHHKESPSKTKAD; this is translated from the exons ATGGAGTTAGGACCTCTTGGCAGTAAGGTGACCGGCGTGATGCTCAG GTTATGTTTGTTGGCAGTGTGTGTtgctgcagcagcagccacTAACACACTGGTCCTTGTAGACACGTTAGCCACACGAGAGACACATTCCATCTTCCTCAAATCACTTCAGG AACGTGGCCATGAGTTGACTGTAAAGGTGGCTGATGACCCTTCCCTGCAGCTGAGCCGCTATGGGGAATACCTCTATCAGAACCTGGTGATCTTTGCACCAGGTGTGGAAGAGTTTGGAGGTGCCCTCAGTGTGGAG ACAATCGTGGAATTCATCGATGGCGGCGGAAATGTGCTGGTGGCTGGGTCCAGGGAGGCAGCTGACCTGATCCGTGAGCTGGTGACTGAGGTTGGGGTGGAGATGGACGAGGAAGGAGCAGCTGTCATTGACCACCTCCACTATGATGCCAATGACGATGGACAG CATACCCTCATCGCTGCTCCAAGCTCTGGCCTCATTGACTCTGAGGTGATGGTGGGTGCAAGAGACGCCATCCCCCTTCTGTACCGTGGCACAGGGCTCATCACTGATGCTGACAACCCTCTGGTGCTGCCAGTCTTGCGGGCTCCCTCCACAGCCTATTGCTACAGCCCCACACAGGCGATTACTGACTATCCTCATGCCACAG GCCAGAACATGCTGCTGGTGGCAGCACTGCAGGCACGCAACAATGCCAGGGTGGTGGTGTCTGGCTCCCTTGAATTCTTCTCAGATGCCTTCATCATGGCTTCAGTGCAGACACCTCAG GGAGCTTCATATGAACGTTCAGGCAATGGACGAGTGGTGGAGGCCCTAAGTCGCTGGGTGTTCATGGAAGAGGGTGTGCTGAGAGTTGTGTCCATTGACCATCATCTGCAGGACCAGTCTGAACCACCTGTTGCCTACACCATCAAGGACGATGTG GAATACAAGATAAAAGTGGAGAGGCTAGTGGAGGGCACCTGGAAGCCATATGTTGCCAATGACATGCAGATGGAGTTTGTGCGCATTGACCCATTTGTGCGGCTGACCATGACACCAAGCTCCAATGGCCTGTTCTCCGTCAAGTTCAAG GTGCCTGATGTGTATGGAGTTTACCAGTTCAAGGTGGAGTACAATAGGGTTGGCTTCACCAGGCTCTACAGCTCAACCCAA gtaTCTGTGCGCCCCTTCACCCACCTACAGTATGAGAGATTCATCGAGTGTGCCTACCCTTACTATGCCAGCGCCTTCTCAATGATGGTGGGCgtgttcctcttctcccttgtgTTCCTCCATCACAAAGAATCACCATCCAAGACCAAGGCTGATTGA
- the LOC135102981 gene encoding uncharacterized protein LOC135102981: MYVLGNKLDLPFLSNLQINARELVQYRRRGRVLEVRLRDVSLDRVFNHARSNYKSYEILSKFAHVTHLTIFAFDCHQEKETEAYLGVLSQLLDTDVSGLKKHFLPPMEPEQETPPENVSYLGKHLQILRKIPEVSMQQPSLNAVEVMTEPEHVTPFEDVPCLRKHQKGKRGRPRKVSRYLPPLDAMDLITQPEHVTPFEDVPCLRTHRKGKRGRPRKVSTHQPPLNAVDSMRDSMISPRRSLVTRRPRGRPVWSQRHAAESTAYDGLGDIGRRGQCRGRAGDSVAGMTSPQNALAEESVQEAKATL, from the exons ATGTACGTGCTGGGGAACAAGCTTGACCTCCCGTTCCTCAGCAACCTTCAGATAAAC GCTCGTGAGCTGGTGCAGTACCGGCGCCGCGGCCGCGTACTGGAGGTGCGGCTGCGGGACGTGAGCCTGGACCGAGTGTTCAACCACGCACGGTCCAATTACAAGAGCTACGAGATTTTGTCCAAATTCGCCCACGTCACGCACCTCACCATCTTTGCCTTCGATTGCCatcaagagaaggaaacagaggcCTACCTGGGCGTGCTGAGCCAGCTGCTGGATACAG ATGTTTCTGGGCTTAAGAAACATTTTTTGCCACCTATGGAGCCTGAACAAGAAACACCACCCGAGAACGTGTCTTACCTTGGAAAGCATCTGCAAATCCTTAGAAAAATACCCGAGGTCTCGATGCAGCAACCTTCCTTGAACGCAGTGGAGGTAATGACTGAGCCTGAACACGTCACGCCCTTCGAGGACGTGCCCTGTCttagaaaacaccaaaaaggcAAGAGAGGAAGACCCAGGAAGGTCTCGAGGTACCTTCCTCCCTTGGACGCAATGGACTTGATAACACAGCCTGAACACGTCACGCCCTTCGAGGACGTACCCTGTCTTAGAACACACCGAAAAGGCAAGAGAGGAAGACCCAGGAAGGTCTCAACGCATCAGCCTCCTCTGAACGCAGTGGACTCAATGAGAGACTCCATGATCTCCCCGCGACGATCCCTGGTTACCCGCAGACCACGAGGACGCCCTGTCTGGAGTCAAAGACACGCTGCAGAGTCCACAGCATACGATGGTCTGGGGGACATTGGCAGGAGAGGTCAGTGTAGGGGCAGGGCCGGGGACAGTGTCGCTGGAATGACCTCTCCACAGAATGCTCTTGCTGAGGAGAGTGTCCAGGAAGCAAAGGCAACATTATAA
- the LOC135102980 gene encoding dolichyl-diphosphooligosaccharide--protein glycosyltransferase 48 kDa subunit-like isoform X2 — MHTSMFQGVDVNMLCLLAVCVAAAAATNTLVLVDTLATRETHSIFLKSLQERGHELTVKVADDPSLQLSRYGEYLYQNLVIFAPGVEEFGGALSVETIVEFIDGGGNVLVAGSREAADLIRELVTEVGVEMDEEGAAVIDHLHYDANDDGQHTLIAAPSSGLIDSEVMVGARDAIPLLYRGTGLITDADNPLVLPVLRAPSTAYCYSPTQAITDYPHATGQNMLLVAALQARNNARVVVSGSLEFFSDAFIMASVQTPQGASYERSGNGRVVEALSRWVFMEEGVLRVVSIDHHLQDQSEPPVAYTIKDDVEYKIKVERLVEGTWKPYVANDMQMEFVRIDPFVRLTMTPSSNGLFSVKFKVPDVYGVYQFKVEYNRVGFTRLYSSTQVSVRPFTHLQYERFIECAYPYYASAFSMMVGVFLFSLVFLHHKESPSKTKAD, encoded by the exons ATGCACACGTCAATGTTTCAGGGTGTGGATGTCAATAT GTTATGTTTGTTGGCAGTGTGTGTtgctgcagcagcagccacTAACACACTGGTCCTTGTAGACACGTTAGCCACACGAGAGACACATTCCATCTTCCTCAAATCACTTCAGG AACGTGGCCATGAGTTGACTGTAAAGGTGGCTGATGACCCTTCCCTGCAGCTGAGCCGCTATGGGGAATACCTCTATCAGAACCTGGTGATCTTTGCACCAGGTGTGGAAGAGTTTGGAGGTGCCCTCAGTGTGGAG ACAATCGTGGAATTCATCGATGGCGGCGGAAATGTGCTGGTGGCTGGGTCCAGGGAGGCAGCTGACCTGATCCGTGAGCTGGTGACTGAGGTTGGGGTGGAGATGGACGAGGAAGGAGCAGCTGTCATTGACCACCTCCACTATGATGCCAATGACGATGGACAG CATACCCTCATCGCTGCTCCAAGCTCTGGCCTCATTGACTCTGAGGTGATGGTGGGTGCAAGAGACGCCATCCCCCTTCTGTACCGTGGCACAGGGCTCATCACTGATGCTGACAACCCTCTGGTGCTGCCAGTCTTGCGGGCTCCCTCCACAGCCTATTGCTACAGCCCCACACAGGCGATTACTGACTATCCTCATGCCACAG GCCAGAACATGCTGCTGGTGGCAGCACTGCAGGCACGCAACAATGCCAGGGTGGTGGTGTCTGGCTCCCTTGAATTCTTCTCAGATGCCTTCATCATGGCTTCAGTGCAGACACCTCAG GGAGCTTCATATGAACGTTCAGGCAATGGACGAGTGGTGGAGGCCCTAAGTCGCTGGGTGTTCATGGAAGAGGGTGTGCTGAGAGTTGTGTCCATTGACCATCATCTGCAGGACCAGTCTGAACCACCTGTTGCCTACACCATCAAGGACGATGTG GAATACAAGATAAAAGTGGAGAGGCTAGTGGAGGGCACCTGGAAGCCATATGTTGCCAATGACATGCAGATGGAGTTTGTGCGCATTGACCCATTTGTGCGGCTGACCATGACACCAAGCTCCAATGGCCTGTTCTCCGTCAAGTTCAAG GTGCCTGATGTGTATGGAGTTTACCAGTTCAAGGTGGAGTACAATAGGGTTGGCTTCACCAGGCTCTACAGCTCAACCCAA gtaTCTGTGCGCCCCTTCACCCACCTACAGTATGAGAGATTCATCGAGTGTGCCTACCCTTACTATGCCAGCGCCTTCTCAATGATGGTGGGCgtgttcctcttctcccttgtgTTCCTCCATCACAAAGAATCACCATCCAAGACCAAGGCTGATTGA